From the unidentified bacterial endosymbiont genome, one window contains:
- a CDS encoding DUF1627 domain-containing protein, translating into METVIQVLEKMGRATYREVAARLEIDPVDALTMLREQRDQGLCDFGDGGWFLGTVKGQSQQSTPKAPVHPARRLKGEAPVPVDPDVVRQQLSDNGAMTTAALAAAVNRNARGMVSVMLTFERQGLVVKNGQGKGVTWSLPVDDEPAEHGPEPEAEKFKSIEMIIGEIPSFTEGYSAGQYVPTVSVISREIRRTKNKLVKLEELRKAVRVIGRNKLLVQQLTGSK; encoded by the coding sequence ATGGAAACCGTAATTCAGGTATTGGAAAAAATGGGCCGGGCGACATACCGCGAAGTTGCTGCCCGTCTTGAAATCGACCCGGTTGATGCGCTCACCATGTTACGTGAGCAGCGTGATCAGGGGTTATGCGATTTTGGAGACGGCGGCTGGTTCCTCGGTACCGTGAAAGGTCAGTCTCAGCAGTCAACGCCAAAGGCACCTGTTCATCCGGCGCGGCGTCTGAAAGGTGAAGCGCCTGTACCCGTTGATCCCGATGTCGTACGTCAGCAGCTTAGCGATAACGGGGCAATGACCACAGCAGCGTTGGCTGCAGCTGTTAACCGAAATGCCCGCGGTATGGTCTCTGTGATGCTGACCTTTGAGCGCCAGGGCTTAGTCGTTAAAAACGGGCAGGGGAAAGGCGTAACCTGGTCTCTTCCTGTTGACGACGAACCCGCTGAGCATGGGCCAGAGCCAGAGGCTGAAAAGTTCAAGTCTATTGAGATGATTATCGGCGAAATCCCATCGTTCACTGAAGGTTACAGCGCTGGCCAATACGTTCCGACTGTTAGTGTTATTTCCCGCGAGATCCGTCGTACCAAAAACAAACTGGTGAAGCTGGAAGAATTGCGCAAAGCAGTGCGTGTGATTGGCCGTAATAAACTTCTCGTGCAGCAGTTGACAGGGAGTAAGTAA
- a CDS encoding replication protein P — MKSLSEQMVSMDRENLTRIARGMPELQDAQDIPAEQTAEIFNALFSALRAAFPASVHTFSDQAEYDELRRQWLLAFHENGITTMEQVNAGLRIARRQERPFLPSPGQFVAWCREGNGVLGITVDDVMYEYWRWRKLVFRYPTSEQFPWRDKNPLYYYVCLELRRRGTEGQLSENELIRAAGDILHEWEKRALSGKPVPPIRRALSAPVQDRGPTPAQMLMAKYKQRKDAGLI, encoded by the coding sequence ATGAAAAGTCTTTCTGAGCAGATGGTCAGCATGGACCGTGAAAATTTAACGCGCATAGCACGCGGCATGCCGGAATTACAGGATGCGCAGGACATACCCGCTGAACAAACCGCTGAAATCTTCAACGCACTGTTTAGCGCCTTGCGTGCAGCATTCCCGGCCAGCGTACATACCTTCAGCGACCAGGCAGAATACGATGAACTGCGCCGTCAGTGGCTTCTGGCTTTTCATGAAAATGGGATCACCACCATGGAACAGGTAAACGCCGGGCTTCGCATAGCGCGTCGTCAGGAACGCCCGTTTCTGCCCTCACCGGGCCAGTTCGTCGCATGGTGTCGGGAAGGAAATGGCGTACTGGGTATTACCGTTGACGATGTCATGTATGAATACTGGCGCTGGCGGAAACTTGTTTTTCGCTATCCCACGAGTGAGCAGTTCCCCTGGAGGGATAAAAACCCGCTGTATTACTACGTTTGCCTGGAACTTCGCCGCCGCGGTACCGAGGGGCAACTCAGCGAGAACGAACTTATCCGAGCCGCTGGCGACATTCTGCATGAATGGGAAAAGCGAGCGCTGTCCGGTAAGCCGGTTCCACCTATCCGACGTGCACTTTCCGCGCCTGTTCAGGATCGAGGGCCAACTCCGGCACAAATGCTGATGGCGAAATACAAACAGCGAAAAGACGCTGGATTGATATGA
- a CDS encoding replication protein, with the protein MENQKTGFIPLYRSVLKKPWAKDVFLRTLWENLLLGAARQPYTANFKGRHWPLQTGQLVTTSADLGLKLCDRDGKPCSRHAVDRMLDIFEREGMISRSGEKRKGTVITITNYEQYAQKVSDLAAQFPEHIAEHYTAHDEASSGAACVGYAAHLPANMAAHFTENHEQQCNNNNINNKISSSRNSEESRNEITQKFLSRHPEAADGIYTPAGKSWGTADDLKAARWIHSLRLTVNSSLSEPKWVEWANTIRLMRVQDNRTHFEICDLFKWANKDDFWKDNILSPSSLRRKWDDLTTKRLRSGGQATKPTAKGKIDFNNTDWINGVFDEKSF; encoded by the coding sequence ATGGAGAACCAGAAGACCGGATTCATCCCGTTGTACCGGAGCGTACTGAAGAAGCCCTGGGCGAAAGATGTGTTCCTGCGCACGTTGTGGGAGAACCTTCTTTTGGGTGCTGCACGTCAGCCCTACACGGCGAACTTTAAAGGCCGCCACTGGCCATTACAAACCGGACAACTGGTAACCACATCGGCCGATTTGGGGCTGAAATTATGCGATAGGGACGGGAAGCCATGTAGTCGTCACGCCGTGGATAGAATGCTGGATATTTTCGAGCGTGAAGGAATGATTTCTCGCTCTGGAGAGAAGCGAAAAGGCACTGTGATAACCATCACAAATTATGAGCAATACGCTCAAAAAGTAAGCGATTTAGCCGCGCAATTCCCCGAGCATATTGCCGAGCATTACACCGCGCATGACGAAGCCAGCAGTGGTGCGGCTTGCGTAGGGTATGCCGCGCATTTACCCGCGAATATGGCCGCGCATTTCACCGAGAATCATGAACAACAATGTAATAACAACAATATAAATAATAAGATCTCTTCGTCTCGGAATTCTGAAGAATCCCGAAACGAGATAACTCAAAAATTCCTCTCTCGTCACCCTGAAGCTGCTGACGGCATCTACACGCCTGCAGGTAAGTCATGGGGAACTGCTGACGATCTCAAAGCCGCTCGCTGGATTCATTCCCTGCGCCTGACGGTCAATTCAAGCCTGAGCGAGCCGAAGTGGGTCGAATGGGCTAACACAATCCGTCTGATGCGCGTGCAGGACAACCGTACTCACTTCGAGATTTGCGACCTGTTCAAGTGGGCCAACAAGGATGATTTCTGGAAAGACAACATCCTGAGCCCATCAAGCCTGCGCAGGAAGTGGGACGACCTGACAACCAAGCGCCTGCGCAGCGGGGGACAGGCAACGAAGCCCACTGCGAAGGGCAAGATCGATTTCAACAACACAGACTGGATAAACGGGGTGTTCGATGAAAAGTCTTTCTGA
- a CDS encoding toxin YdaT domain-containing protein, with product MHAISYQQNTGLPTAAMINRNQPSAADKHEQIRDAVRAWAASLDNQDVVAGIIVEEWERQGGAGLDFPEDLSRKRQKLFRWLDGDTEYARKNISQLSPAIIAVLPFEFRGRLLPQDCFMTRYAAMEKEIGEAKRAVILRAPQHQLVKEVREGIEHLLALLPGEAVVQVLSGLAVMSPGVM from the coding sequence ATGCATGCCATTTCATATCAACAAAATACCGGATTACCTACGGCGGCGATGATAAATCGCAATCAGCCTAGCGCGGCAGATAAGCATGAACAGATCCGCGACGCCGTTCGTGCCTGGGCCGCGTCACTGGATAACCAGGATGTCGTTGCAGGAATCATCGTTGAGGAATGGGAGAGACAGGGCGGCGCCGGGCTGGATTTTCCCGAAGACCTGAGCCGAAAGCGTCAGAAACTCTTCCGCTGGCTCGATGGTGATACGGAGTATGCGCGCAAAAACATCAGCCAGCTGTCGCCCGCGATCATCGCCGTTCTACCGTTTGAGTTCCGTGGCCGCCTGTTACCTCAGGACTGCTTTATGACGCGCTATGCAGCGATGGAGAAGGAGATCGGTGAAGCGAAACGCGCGGTGATTCTGAGGGCGCCGCAGCACCAGCTGGTGAAAGAGGTGAGGGAGGGAATTGAACACCTGCTGGCGCTTCTGCCTGGGGAGGCTGTTGTTCAGGTTCTGAGTGGTCTTGCGGTCATGAGCCCGGGCGTAATGTGA
- a CDS encoding transcriptional regulator, with the protein MNEQLKKKVKSITTQTALGEAMGLSSQAVSRWMNSGKVPTSRVRAVCQFLNWQITPHEIDPEAYPNPTDGLPKQES; encoded by the coding sequence ATGAACGAGCAACTTAAGAAAAAAGTGAAATCAATCACTACTCAAACTGCGCTTGGTGAGGCTATGGGCCTTTCATCTCAGGCGGTTAGTCGATGGATGAATTCTGGAAAAGTCCCAACGTCACGAGTTCGTGCGGTTTGTCAGTTCCTTAATTGGCAAATTACACCTCATGAAATTGATCCCGAAGCATACCCAAATCCCACAGACGGGCTGCCAAAACAGGAGTCCTGA
- a CDS encoding transcriptional regulator: MNTETNKVFAYRFNQALTEHGWNLSDLARRVGVTPQAAQKWAKGISIPRGLKLKSLAEVTGKPEHWYFMQPDTDDPEVMAHLGIPKKLDVTEEALLAIFNQLPEAEKLRLIIHAKGVLKELEELKDDVGDLIKHLNR; encoded by the coding sequence ATGAATACCGAAACCAATAAAGTTTTCGCATACAGGTTCAACCAAGCTCTTACGGAGCATGGTTGGAATCTTTCCGATTTAGCCCGCCGCGTTGGTGTTACGCCGCAGGCGGCACAGAAGTGGGCGAAAGGAATTTCTATACCTCGCGGTCTGAAGTTGAAGTCACTCGCCGAAGTAACTGGAAAGCCGGAACACTGGTATTTCATGCAGCCAGACACAGATGATCCTGAGGTCATGGCTCACCTTGGTATTCCCAAAAAACTTGATGTTACCGAAGAGGCTCTCCTTGCTATCTTTAATCAGCTCCCCGAAGCTGAAAAATTACGCCTTATCATTCATGCAAAAGGCGTATTGAAAGAACTTGAAGAGCTGAAAGATGATGTTGGTGATCTGATAAAACACCTAAACCGCTAA
- a CDS encoding YdaE family protein, giving the protein MCNSTKCGYCGKPVEPEKVVKSTLLYRNGAQLARKEKEYCSERCASYDQMAHEA; this is encoded by the coding sequence ATGTGTAACTCGACGAAATGTGGGTACTGCGGCAAGCCGGTTGAACCGGAGAAAGTAGTCAAAAGTACCCTTCTCTATCGCAACGGCGCACAGCTGGCGCGCAAAGAAAAAGAATACTGCTCTGAACGTTGTGCTTCGTACGACCAGATGGCCCACGAGGCATAA
- a CDS encoding RecE family exodeoxyribonuclease, whose product MEFFYVVKATQKSGKEDAVIWFTAKSEARANLQLDVELEDAGIETGRGKDYAKPVRTDFPVYNDLPEESTVDYTWCKRYELQDDGRTWLPKAGTESTGAVDNTAEPETTVNVETTVESIPLENRTPAVRFAVHLTSDKYQSHITKEQQLAASEMSLDEGNTYLRNLLLAKNDIPEVYELSLNAEWKMIQAVKEIFAPNEEHEVKVLAAFMADWARADASDRNQLVEEWRSGKLNLLKSESTSIEDVATAQDLKPDNGIQIDENDDETTRYPVVRMPFRKQLLAQFTGDELRHHLTREEYEGISALEMDTDNSYVQNLLLAAENCEEVKGYDTKDLWRYTDAIRKVFSQEKRHELALVLRFTRIWAATDYIDRGILVREWAAGNLISSVQRTDSGTNADGGYVTDRGEGAHHTLDTLDLEIACALLPMDFHHFEIPSSVLRRAKEIVAKKEEPWKSWSAILRNQPGILAVNRAAIFNLIRIAPENIHHTPAAHLEFVNKTMTAEFNSAVELLPLPAPSVETEAQVEQPQVENLGSGVFSIDGLIGGNTAPVIDIPSNEVEKTENTAETTSDVQMETTQPEKVENTDLVQPGEGTDAADTQAVTVAQEEQKAEPVIEYPAYFEPGRYEGLPNDIYHAANGISSTQVKDARISLMYFNARHVAKTIPRTASKVLDMGNLVHALALQPENLEAEFSVEPEIPEGAFTTTATLREFIDGYNASLPALLSADEIKALLEEHNASLPAPVPLGASLEETAQSYMALPAEYQRIEESQKQTATAMKACIKEYNATLPVPVKTSGSRDALLEQLAIINPDLVAQEAQKPTPLKVSGSKADMIQAVKSVKPDAIFADELLDAWRDNPGEKILVTRQQLATARAIQSALLAHPTAGMLLTHPSRAVEVSYFGFDEETGLEVRVRPDLEIDLDGVRIGADLKTISMWNVKQESLRARLHREIIDRDYHLSAAMYCETAALDQFFWIFVNKDENYHWIAIIEASADLLELGMLEYRKMMRAIATGFDTGEWPAPILDDYTAELNDFDMRRLEALRTQA is encoded by the coding sequence ATGGAATTTTTCTATGTAGTTAAGGCTACGCAGAAATCTGGCAAAGAAGACGCAGTGATTTGGTTCACTGCGAAATCAGAAGCCCGTGCCAACCTACAGCTCGATGTTGAGCTGGAAGATGCTGGTATTGAAACCGGACGCGGTAAGGATTACGCCAAACCGGTTCGAACCGATTTCCCCGTTTACAACGATCTGCCTGAAGAAAGCACAGTGGATTACACCTGGTGCAAACGCTACGAACTGCAGGACGATGGACGCACGTGGCTGCCAAAGGCTGGTACTGAGTCGACTGGTGCCGTGGACAACACTGCCGAACCGGAAACGACCGTTAATGTCGAAACTACCGTCGAAAGTATCCCTCTTGAAAACCGCACTCCAGCGGTACGTTTTGCCGTCCACCTGACCAGCGACAAATACCAGTCACATATCACTAAAGAGCAGCAGCTGGCTGCCAGCGAAATGTCACTGGATGAAGGCAACACCTATCTCCGGAACCTGCTGCTGGCGAAGAACGACATCCCTGAAGTTTACGAACTCAGCCTGAATGCTGAGTGGAAGATGATCCAGGCTGTTAAGGAGATTTTCGCACCAAACGAAGAACATGAAGTTAAGGTGCTTGCCGCCTTTATGGCTGACTGGGCGAGAGCAGATGCCAGCGATCGCAATCAGTTAGTTGAAGAGTGGAGAAGCGGAAAGCTTAATCTTCTCAAATCAGAAAGCACCAGCATCGAAGACGTTGCAACTGCTCAGGATTTAAAACCTGATAACGGTATCCAGATTGACGAAAATGATGACGAAACCACACGTTATCCCGTCGTTCGTATGCCATTTCGCAAGCAGCTACTCGCCCAGTTCACCGGCGACGAACTGCGCCACCACTTAACCCGCGAAGAATACGAAGGTATCAGCGCGCTGGAGATGGACACTGACAACAGCTATGTCCAGAACCTGCTGCTGGCGGCAGAAAACTGCGAAGAGGTTAAGGGTTACGATACCAAAGACCTTTGGCGGTATACCGACGCCATTCGCAAAGTGTTCAGCCAGGAAAAGCGTCACGAACTCGCGTTAGTTCTCCGTTTCACCAGGATCTGGGCGGCGACTGATTATATTGACCGCGGCATTCTCGTTCGCGAATGGGCAGCCGGAAACCTCATCAGCAGCGTGCAACGTACTGATTCAGGCACTAACGCTGATGGCGGCTATGTTACTGACCGCGGCGAAGGCGCGCATCACACACTGGACACTCTCGATCTTGAGATTGCCTGTGCCCTACTGCCTATGGATTTCCACCACTTCGAAATTCCTTCGAGCGTATTACGACGAGCCAAAGAAATCGTGGCCAAGAAAGAAGAACCATGGAAGTCATGGAGCGCAATCTTACGCAATCAACCAGGCATACTGGCGGTGAACCGTGCGGCAATCTTCAATCTGATCCGCATCGCACCAGAAAACATTCATCACACGCCAGCGGCTCATCTTGAGTTTGTGAATAAAACCATGACGGCTGAGTTTAACTCTGCTGTGGAGTTACTGCCGTTACCAGCTCCTTCTGTTGAGACCGAAGCCCAAGTTGAACAACCGCAAGTTGAAAATCTCGGCAGTGGCGTGTTCTCCATCGATGGACTGATAGGAGGAAATACCGCCCCGGTCATCGATATCCCTTCAAATGAAGTCGAAAAAACGGAAAACACAGCGGAGACCACCAGCGATGTGCAGATGGAAACGACTCAGCCAGAGAAAGTCGAAAATACTGATCTGGTACAACCAGGCGAAGGCACTGATGCAGCTGATACGCAAGCAGTTACCGTAGCGCAGGAAGAGCAGAAAGCAGAACCGGTAATTGAATACCCGGCTTACTTCGAGCCTGGCCGATACGAAGGCCTACCGAATGACATTTATCACGCAGCAAACGGTATTAGCTCAACCCAGGTGAAAGATGCCCGGATCAGCCTGATGTATTTCAACGCACGCCATGTGGCTAAAACAATACCGCGCACTGCATCCAAAGTTCTGGACATGGGGAACCTGGTGCACGCCCTTGCACTGCAGCCGGAAAACCTCGAAGCAGAGTTCAGCGTAGAACCGGAGATCCCTGAAGGTGCGTTTACGACCACCGCAACTCTGCGTGAGTTCATTGATGGGTACAACGCCAGCCTGCCGGCGCTGCTAAGCGCTGACGAGATTAAAGCGTTACTTGAAGAACATAACGCGTCCCTTCCCGCTCCAGTGCCGCTTGGCGCCAGCCTGGAAGAAACGGCTCAAAGCTATATGGCTCTCCCAGCTGAGTACCAGCGTATTGAAGAAAGCCAGAAGCAGACAGCAACAGCAATGAAGGCATGTATTAAAGAGTACAACGCCACCCTGCCCGTGCCGGTTAAAACCAGCGGCAGCCGTGATGCGTTACTTGAGCAATTAGCAATCATCAATCCTGATTTGGTCGCACAGGAAGCGCAGAAACCGACACCGCTGAAAGTGTCTGGCAGCAAAGCAGACATGATCCAGGCAGTTAAGTCGGTTAAGCCCGATGCCATATTCGCCGACGAACTTCTGGATGCCTGGCGCGACAACCCTGGCGAAAAAATTCTGGTTACCCGCCAGCAGTTGGCAACGGCACGGGCAATTCAGTCTGCACTCCTGGCGCACCCGACCGCTGGCATGCTGCTGACACATCCAAGCCGTGCCGTTGAAGTGAGCTACTTCGGCTTTGACGAGGAAACGGGCCTAGAAGTTCGTGTACGTCCTGACCTTGAGATCGATCTGGACGGCGTGCGCATCGGTGCTGACCTGAAAACTATCAGCATGTGGAACGTCAAGCAGGAAAGCCTGCGCGCCCGGCTGCACCGGGAAATCATTGACCGGGACTACCACCTCAGCGCGGCTATGTATTGCGAGACCGCGGCGCTGGACCAGTTCTTCTGGATTTTCGTCAACAAAGACGAGAACTACCACTGGATCGCCATCATCGAGGCATCCGCAGACCTGCTGGAACTGGGCATGCTCGAGTACCGCAAAATGATGCGCGCCATCGCAACCGGCTTCGACACCGGAGAATGGCCGGCGCCGATCCTCGATGATTACACCGCTGAACTGAACGACTTTGACATGCGCCGCCTTGAAGCGCTGCGCACTCAGGCTTAA
- a CDS encoding RecT family recombinase yields the protein MNNTNITVADQNTVINSNVALFDSQYLNAISTFAQIMAQGTATVPKHLQGNQADCMAVAMQAAQWQMNPFAVAQKTHLINGVLGYEAQLVNAVISRSGVLASRFEYEWYGPWEKVVGKFHIRKGDKGEYRVPGWTLADEAGIGIIIRATLKGEDQPRELDLLLAQARTRNSTLWADDPRQQLAYLAVKRWARLFCPDVILGVYTPDELDDRREEREVNPAPAQHVSLADISGENVTPTQTAQESAQNIDALADDFRDRIEAAQDVDSTKALRADIETVKATLGSALFTELKNKAVKRYYLVDARNKVEAAINSLPSPDEPDAAERFGEAERVLASSKRHLGDELHEQFSITLADMKPEYVN from the coding sequence ATGAATAACACTAACATTACCGTTGCTGACCAGAACACCGTTATTAACTCCAACGTGGCTCTGTTCGATTCCCAGTATCTGAACGCCATCAGCACGTTCGCGCAAATTATGGCGCAGGGCACCGCCACCGTTCCTAAACACCTGCAGGGCAATCAGGCCGACTGCATGGCTGTAGCGATGCAAGCGGCACAGTGGCAGATGAATCCCTTTGCCGTGGCGCAGAAGACGCACCTGATTAACGGTGTGCTCGGGTATGAAGCGCAGCTCGTTAATGCCGTCATTTCACGCAGCGGCGTGCTGGCCAGCCGGTTTGAATATGAATGGTATGGGCCATGGGAAAAGGTCGTTGGAAAATTCCATATCCGCAAAGGCGACAAAGGCGAGTACCGCGTCCCGGGCTGGACCCTGGCTGACGAAGCCGGAATCGGCATCATCATCCGCGCAACGCTTAAAGGTGAAGATCAGCCGAGAGAACTCGATTTGCTGCTGGCTCAGGCCCGTACCCGAAATTCTACTCTCTGGGCTGACGACCCACGCCAGCAACTGGCGTACCTGGCCGTCAAACGCTGGGCGAGACTGTTCTGCCCGGATGTGATTCTGGGTGTATATACCCCGGATGAACTCGATGATCGCCGTGAAGAACGAGAGGTAAATCCGGCACCGGCGCAGCACGTAAGCCTTGCAGATATTTCAGGTGAGAACGTCACCCCGACTCAAACAGCTCAGGAATCAGCTCAAAACATCGATGCACTTGCTGATGATTTCCGCGACCGCATCGAGGCGGCCCAGGATGTGGATAGTACAAAAGCTCTACGCGCAGATATCGAAACCGTCAAAGCAACGCTAGGTTCCGCCCTGTTTACCGAGCTTAAGAACAAAGCAGTGAAGCGCTACTACCTGGTTGATGCTCGCAATAAGGTGGAAGCGGCGATCAACTCCCTGCCATCTCCGGATGAACCCGACGCGGCAGAACGCTTTGGCGAAGCTGAACGCGTGCTGGCATCTTCAAAGCGTCACCTGGGCGATGAACTGCATGAGCAGTTCAGCATCACCCTGGCGGATATGAAACCGGAATACGTGAACTAA
- a CDS encoding DUF4060 family protein, producing MRLINRSKQSPLARQACDAALAKHVETYGEFARQKTKTTYTVVVDGIKVTVEVVNRRASYVATAMNGARRLRNLPGQCN from the coding sequence ATGCGACTGATTAATCGCAGTAAGCAATCCCCTTTGGCTCGCCAGGCATGTGATGCCGCTCTCGCGAAGCACGTCGAAACTTACGGTGAATTCGCCAGACAGAAAACCAAGACCACATACACCGTAGTGGTTGATGGAATAAAGGTAACAGTGGAAGTCGTTAACCGCCGGGCCAGCTACGTTGCGACAGCCATGAATGGTGCCCGCAGGCTGCGCAATCTGCCGGGACAATGCAACTGA
- a CDS encoding tyrosine-type recombinase/integrase, which yields MCTLLCISFPGVYTLLTDTKLRKALGKKRDKIEVISDAHGLNVRLSTSGSITFFYRYRWNGKAAQLTIGDYPTISLAQARERRQQFRIWLKEGFDPRRQTVLEKQKKTDAITVKEAFDYWEKHYCIPEGLVKIQVNRRDFNNHINPVLGNMIVDQTTKAHWLSLFDGMGRRVVTGQMLGLMQRVFRFCSNRGIINLNPIESLRRSDVGLTAAVKDRRLSDEEIKTVWNALPEMRERQQLIMKFLILTGCRSTEIRTAKWEWFDFVDQTWTIPASDYKTGKSVRRALPDAVVKMMKSHKETSLSKHVVTLSRYKGPEDDRPPLQPNVALFSAQIISKTGMKPWSLHDLRRTVATRLSELGAPPHVVEKLLGHHMAGVMARYNLHDYIDDQRHWLAVWQNHLEKLVGHPLV from the coding sequence ATGTGTACACTATTGTGTATATCTTTTCCCGGAGTGTACACATTGCTAACCGATACAAAACTGAGAAAAGCTCTTGGCAAAAAGAGAGACAAAATCGAGGTCATTTCAGACGCTCACGGCTTGAATGTCAGATTGTCTACATCCGGCAGTATAACATTCTTTTACCGCTACAGATGGAACGGAAAAGCGGCTCAATTGACGATCGGCGATTATCCGACCATATCATTAGCTCAGGCGCGAGAGCGTAGACAGCAGTTCAGAATCTGGCTTAAGGAGGGGTTCGATCCGAGACGACAGACCGTACTGGAGAAACAGAAAAAAACTGATGCGATTACCGTAAAAGAAGCCTTTGATTATTGGGAAAAGCATTACTGCATTCCTGAAGGCCTGGTAAAAATCCAAGTGAACCGCCGGGACTTCAACAACCATATCAATCCTGTGCTGGGGAATATGATCGTAGATCAGACCACAAAGGCACATTGGCTTAGCCTGTTCGACGGTATGGGAAGAAGGGTGGTTACAGGGCAAATGTTAGGGTTGATGCAGCGTGTTTTTCGTTTCTGCTCTAACAGAGGAATAATCAACCTTAACCCAATTGAGAGTCTCAGGCGATCTGATGTGGGGCTTACCGCGGCAGTTAAAGACCGAAGATTGAGCGACGAGGAGATCAAAACTGTATGGAATGCTTTGCCTGAAATGAGGGAACGACAACAGCTGATCATGAAATTTCTCATTTTGACCGGTTGTAGGAGTACGGAAATAAGAACGGCAAAGTGGGAATGGTTCGATTTTGTGGATCAAACATGGACCATTCCAGCAAGTGATTATAAAACAGGTAAATCTGTCAGGAGAGCGTTGCCGGATGCTGTTGTAAAGATGATGAAATCTCATAAAGAAACATCATTGTCAAAGCATGTTGTTACGTTGTCACGCTATAAGGGGCCAGAGGATGACAGGCCGCCCCTTCAGCCTAACGTTGCGTTATTTTCTGCCCAAATAATTTCCAAGACAGGAATGAAGCCGTGGTCCCTCCATGACCTTCGACGAACAGTGGCGACGCGACTTTCTGAATTAGGTGCGCCGCCACATGTTGTTGAGAAACTGCTAGGCCATCATATGGCAGGTGTCATGGCGAGGTATAACCTGCATGACTACATTGATGATCAGCGCCATTGGCTTGCGGTATGGCAGAACCATTTGGAGAAACTGGTTGGTCATCCTCTGGTTTGA